In a genomic window of Acidobacteriota bacterium:
- the hflK gene encoding FtsH protease activity modulator HflK has translation MPDNFPGADSPLDLGNVTKALRERLGGLKIIAVVVVAGLLALSSVYTVQPEEVGVILRLGKYAGTTEPGLRFKIPLVDDLTKVPVRRQLKQEFGFSSESVGVRSSFVSNPDEANMLTGDLNAAVVEWVVQYRVVDPYQYLFRVRRLDATFRDMSEAVMRKVVGDRTVNEVLTVGRAEIEGAVKVELQELCNQYETGIAIDQVVLQSNNPPEPVKPSFNAVNQAEQELERLVNEAEAEYNRVIPRAEGQALQTIQQAEGYALDRVNRAQGDATRFNALYEEFRQAPEVTRKRLFIETMERVLPKVGRKIVVDEDVDGLTPIMSFEGVSAARTSRQVAAQQAGEGTP, from the coding sequence ATGCCTGACAACTTTCCCGGTGCCGACAGCCCCCTCGATCTCGGCAATGTGACCAAGGCGCTGCGCGAGCGCCTGGGCGGTCTGAAGATCATCGCCGTGGTGGTCGTGGCCGGCCTCCTGGCCCTGTCCAGTGTCTACACGGTGCAGCCCGAGGAGGTGGGGGTCATCCTCCGTCTCGGCAAGTACGCGGGCACGACCGAGCCTGGCCTGCGCTTCAAGATCCCGCTGGTCGACGACTTGACCAAGGTGCCCGTGAGGCGCCAGTTGAAGCAGGAGTTCGGCTTCAGCAGCGAGAGCGTGGGGGTGCGAAGCTCCTTCGTGTCCAACCCGGACGAGGCGAACATGCTGACCGGCGACCTGAACGCCGCGGTCGTCGAGTGGGTGGTCCAGTACCGGGTCGTCGACCCCTACCAGTATCTCTTCCGGGTTCGCCGCCTGGACGCGACCTTCCGCGACATGAGCGAGGCGGTGATGCGCAAGGTGGTCGGGGACCGCACGGTGAACGAAGTGCTGACCGTCGGCCGGGCCGAGATCGAGGGCGCGGTGAAGGTCGAGCTGCAGGAGTTGTGCAACCAGTACGAGACCGGGATCGCCATCGACCAGGTGGTGCTGCAGAGCAACAACCCGCCCGAGCCGGTCAAGCCGTCCTTCAACGCGGTCAACCAGGCCGAGCAGGAGCTCGAACGGCTGGTCAACGAAGCCGAGGCGGAGTACAACCGGGTCATTCCCCGAGCCGAGGGTCAGGCGCTGCAGACGATCCAGCAGGCTGAGGGTTACGCGCTCGACCGGGTGAACCGGGCCCAGGGCGACGCGACCCGTTTCAACGCCCTCTACGAGGAGTTCCGCCAGGCGCCGGAGGTGACGCGCAAGCGGCTGTTCATCGAGACGATGGAGCGCGTGCTGCCGAAGGTAGGCCGGAAGATCGTCGTCGACGAGGACGTCGACGGTCTGACGCCGATCATGAGCTTCGAGGGAGTCAGCGCCGCGAGAACCTCGCGGCAGGTCGCGGCCCAGCAGGCCGGGGAGGGAACGCCGTGA
- a CDS encoding NupC/NupG family nucleoside CNT transporter codes for MTGLIGLLVIPGIAWLLSTNRFGVRWRTVVTGIAIQFVLALLILKTAPGRAFFAGATEVVTGFLEFADEGSRFVFGQGFDLVPFAFRVLPTIIFFSSVVAVLYHLGVIQRVVKVFAVVMTKVMGTSGPESLSASANIFVGQTEAPLLIRSYVGKMTRSELMAVMTGGFATVAGGVLAAYVGMGISAGHLIAASVMSAPAALVMAKLMVPETETDRVSADTDFKVKTPWANMIDAAAQGAGDGLKLALNVGAMLLAFIALVALVNGLLGPVGGWIGLPGLNLEMILGFLFRPLAWVMGVPWAEADAVGTLLGLKTAANEFVAYSRFEDISADNQLSEKSRVIATYALCGFSNFSSIAIQIGGIGGIAPERKSELASLGLRAMIAGTLACLQTATIAGLLI; via the coding sequence ATGACCGGCCTGATTGGACTCCTGGTCATCCCGGGCATCGCCTGGCTGCTCTCCACGAACCGCTTCGGGGTCCGCTGGCGGACGGTGGTCACGGGCATCGCGATCCAGTTTGTCCTTGCCCTGCTGATTCTGAAGACGGCCCCTGGTCGAGCCTTCTTCGCCGGCGCGACGGAAGTCGTGACGGGTTTCCTCGAGTTTGCCGACGAGGGCTCACGGTTCGTCTTCGGCCAGGGGTTCGACCTCGTTCCCTTCGCCTTCCGGGTGCTGCCGACGATCATCTTCTTCTCGAGCGTGGTCGCGGTCCTCTACCACCTCGGCGTCATTCAGCGGGTGGTCAAGGTCTTCGCCGTGGTGATGACGAAGGTGATGGGCACTTCCGGCCCCGAGTCGCTGTCCGCCTCGGCGAACATCTTCGTCGGCCAGACGGAAGCGCCGCTTCTCATTCGCTCCTACGTCGGCAAGATGACCCGCTCGGAGCTGATGGCGGTGATGACCGGCGGCTTCGCCACCGTCGCCGGCGGCGTTCTTGCCGCCTACGTCGGGATGGGCATCTCGGCCGGCCACCTGATCGCGGCCAGCGTCATGTCGGCGCCGGCGGCCCTGGTCATGGCCAAGCTGATGGTCCCGGAGACCGAGACGGATCGGGTCTCGGCGGATACCGACTTCAAGGTCAAGACCCCCTGGGCCAACATGATCGACGCCGCCGCCCAGGGCGCCGGCGACGGTCTGAAGCTGGCGCTGAACGTTGGCGCCATGCTGCTCGCCTTCATCGCCCTGGTGGCGCTGGTCAACGGCCTCCTCGGGCCGGTGGGGGGCTGGATCGGCCTTCCGGGCCTGAACCTGGAGATGATCCTCGGCTTCCTGTTCCGGCCCCTGGCCTGGGTCATGGGGGTGCCGTGGGCGGAGGCGGACGCGGTGGGGACGCTTCTCGGCCTGAAGACCGCGGCCAACGAGTTCGTCGCCTACTCCCGCTTCGAGGACATCTCGGCGGACAACCAGTTGTCGGAGAAGTCCCGGGTCATCGCCACCTACGCCCTGTGCGGCTTCTCGAACTTCTCGTCGATCGCGATCCAGATCGGCGGCATCGGCGGCATCGCCCCGGAACGCAAGAGCGAACTGGCCAGCCTCGGGCTCCGCGCGATGATCGCGGGCACCCTCGCCTGCCTGCAGACGGCGACGATCGCCGGCCTGCTGATCTGA
- the hflC gene encoding protease modulator HflC: MKVLTILLVLVVLLVASNALFIVPEDRQAIITQFGAPVGDAIDTPGLKFKLPFIQKAHYFDRRFLEWQGSAEELPTRDKVFIFVDTYARWRISDPLLFFQRLRDELGAQSRLDDILDGETRNAIANHDLIEVIRSSNREAAADESYPDAGGGLDEDGGGGLEEIVTGRDKIRQDILAAAQDRTADLGIEVLDVQFRRINYGQQVEPDVFNRMISERQRIADRFRSQGQGQASEILGNMDRDLKRIESEAYRQATEIRGRADAEATEIYASAYNQSVQSRNFYEFLRTMEAFEKTIDPNTWLVVSTDSDYFSFLKASGP, encoded by the coding sequence GTGAAGGTCCTGACCATCCTCCTGGTCCTGGTGGTGCTGCTCGTCGCGAGCAACGCGCTGTTCATCGTTCCCGAGGATCGCCAGGCGATCATCACGCAGTTCGGCGCTCCGGTTGGTGACGCGATCGATACTCCCGGACTGAAGTTCAAGCTGCCCTTCATCCAGAAGGCCCACTACTTCGACCGCCGCTTCCTGGAGTGGCAGGGTTCCGCCGAGGAACTGCCGACGCGCGACAAGGTGTTCATCTTCGTCGATACCTACGCCCGGTGGCGGATCTCCGACCCCCTGCTGTTCTTCCAGCGGTTGCGGGACGAGCTGGGCGCGCAGTCGCGGCTCGACGACATCCTGGACGGCGAGACCCGCAACGCGATCGCCAACCACGACCTGATCGAGGTGATCCGCAGTTCCAACCGCGAGGCCGCGGCTGACGAGTCGTACCCGGACGCCGGCGGCGGCCTCGACGAGGACGGAGGCGGCGGCCTCGAGGAAATCGTCACCGGCCGCGACAAGATCCGCCAGGACATCCTGGCCGCGGCCCAGGACCGGACCGCGGATCTGGGCATCGAGGTGCTGGACGTGCAGTTCCGGCGCATCAACTACGGCCAGCAGGTCGAGCCGGATGTGTTCAACCGGATGATCTCGGAACGGCAGCGGATCGCCGACCGCTTCCGCTCCCAGGGCCAGGGCCAGGCATCGGAGATCCTCGGCAACATGGATCGCGACCTGAAGCGGATCGAATCGGAGGCCTACCGCCAGGCGACCGAGATCCGGGGCCGGGCGGACGCGGAAGCCACCGAGATCTACGCCTCGGCTTACAACCAGTCGGTCCAGTCGAGGAACTTCTACGAGTTCCTGCGCACGATGGAGGCCTTCGAGAAGACGATCGACCCGAACACCTGGTTGGTCGTGTCGACCGACAGCGATTACTTCAGCTTCCTGAAGGCGAGCGGCCCATAG